From the genome of Bombus huntii isolate Logan2020A chromosome 14, iyBomHunt1.1, whole genome shotgun sequence, one region includes:
- the LOC126873134 gene encoding iduronate 2-sulfatase isoform X2 encodes MLFTLWFINLIVWCTAQKQNFLLIIVDDLRTALGCYGDAKAYTPNIDRLATGAAIFSQAFAQQALCAPSRNSFLTSRRPDTLHLYDFYSYWRKDIGNFTTLPQHLKNNGYITKSVGKVFHPGISSNNSDDSPYSWSETPFHPFTERYKDAPMCQTNMQMLPAQNLLCPVKVSSMPNKTLPDIEILREAKTFLSNQAGNSSPFFLAVGFQKPHIPFKYPKKYLKNHPLHKFEVPKPYKWSNNVSSIAYNPWNDLRKREDVAALNLKFPWEKIPKSFARLIIQSYYASVTYIDDLIGTLINHLERLSIRGDTTIILMSDHGWSLGEHAVWAKYSNYDVALKVPLIVSIPGLTYEKLKENTNVNNSSKGNQIFIDSIVELVDIFPTIADLANISIPICSNESMQITCSEGITFIPLIRAALKDKVILWKKAAFAQYPRPSIEPSIHPNSDEPRLKEIKAMGYTLRTNTYRYIAWLSFNPETMSPNWNNIIAEELYDYSYDKGENQNVAFLEEYAKLKEKLKILLQHGWRNILSAKSNF; translated from the exons ATGCTTTTTACGTTATggtttataaatttaatcgtTTGGTGTACAGCtcagaaacaaaattttcttttaataatcgTCGATGATTTAAGAACTGCTTTAGGATGTTATGGTGACGCTAAAGCGTATACGCCAAATATAGATCGCTTAGCGACAGGAGCTGCCATTTTTTCTCAAGCATTTGCTCAG CAAGCATTGTGTGCACCAAGTAGGAATTCATTTTTAACAAGCCGAAGACCAGATACACTTCATCTTTATGATTTCTATAGCTACTGGCGAAAAGATATTGGCAACTTTACAACATTGCCCCAACACCTAAAAAATAATGGTTATATTACTAAATCAGTGGGAAAAGTTTTTCATCCAG GAATTAGTTCAAATAATTCTGATGATAGCCCTTATTCATGGTCAGAAACTCCCTTTCATCCATTTACAGAAAGATATAAAGATGCTCCAATGTGTCAAACGAATATGCAGATGTTGCCTGCACAAAATctt tTATGTCCAGTTAAAGTTTCATCAATGCCAAATAAAACATTACCAGATATAGAAATATTGAGGGAAGCTAAAACTTTTCTATCTAATCAAGCAGGAAATAGTAGTCCTTTTTTTTTAGCAGTTGGATTTCAGAAACCACACATACCATTTAAATAtccaaaaaaatatttaa aaAACCACCCCTTGCACAAATTTGAAGTACCTAAACCTTACAAATGGTCAAATAATGTTAGTAGTATTGCTTATAATCCTTGGAATGATTTAAGAAAAAGGGAAGATGTTGCTGCTTTGAATCTTAAATTTCCATGGGAAAAAATACCAA aaaGTTTTGCTCGGTTAATTATTCAATCATATTATGCATCTGTAACATATATTGATGATTTAATTGGTAcattaataaatcatttgGAAAGGTTGTCAATTCGAGGAGATACTACTATTATATTAATGTCTGACCATG gCTGGTCACTAGGAGAGCATGCGGTATGGGCAAAATATAGCAACTATGATGTTGCTTTAAAAGTACCATTGATAGTATCAATACCTGGGCTTACATATGAAAAACTAAAAGAAAATACGAACGTAAATAATTCGTCAAAAGGGAATCAGATATTTATAGATTCAATAGTAGAATTAGTTGATATTTTTCCAACAATTGCAGATTTAGCAAATATCTCAATACCTATTTGTTCAAATGAAAGTATGCAAATTACCTGCAGCGAAGGAATTACTTTTATACCACTTATAAGAGCTGCTTTAAAAGACAAg GTAATATTATGGAAAAAGGCGGCATTTGCACAATATCCAAGACCAAGCATTGAACCTTCGATACATCCAAATAGTGATGAACCACGTTTAAAAGAGATTAAAGCAATGGGGTATACTCTAAGGACAAATACATATCGTTATATAGCATGGTTATCATTTAATCCTGAAACTATGTCACCAAATTGGAACAATATCATTGCAGAGGAATTGTATGATTATAGTTATGACAAGGGTGAAAACCAAAATGTAGCATTTCTTGAAGAATATGCCaaattaaaggaaaaattaaaaattttattgcaaCATGGttggagaaatattttatcagctaaatctaatttttaa
- the LOC126873134 gene encoding iduronate 2-sulfatase isoform X3: protein MLFTLWFINLIVWCTAQKQNFLLIIVDDLRTALGCYGDAKAYTPNIDRLATGAAIFSQAFAQQALCAPSRNSFLTSRRPDTLHLYDFYSYWRKDIGNFTTLPQHLKNNGYITKSVGKVFHPGISSNNSDDSPYSWSETPFHPFTERYKDAPMCQTNMQMLPAQNLVIFLCPVKVSSMPNKTLPDIEILREAKTFLSNQAGNSSPFFLAVGFQKPHIPFKYPKKYLKNHPLHKFEVPKPYKWSNNVSSIAYNPWNDLRKREDVAALNLKFPWEKIPKSFARLIIQSYYASVTYIDDLIGTLINHLERLSIRGDTTIILMSDHGWSLGEHAVWAKYSNYDVALKVPLIVSIPGLTYEKLKENTNVNNSSKGNQIFIDSIVELVDIFPTIADLANISIPICSNESMQITCSEGITFIPLIRAALKDKVILWKKAAFAQYPRPSIEPSIHPNSDEPRLKEIKAMGGIV from the exons ATGCTTTTTACGTTATggtttataaatttaatcgtTTGGTGTACAGCtcagaaacaaaattttcttttaataatcgTCGATGATTTAAGAACTGCTTTAGGATGTTATGGTGACGCTAAAGCGTATACGCCAAATATAGATCGCTTAGCGACAGGAGCTGCCATTTTTTCTCAAGCATTTGCTCAG CAAGCATTGTGTGCACCAAGTAGGAATTCATTTTTAACAAGCCGAAGACCAGATACACTTCATCTTTATGATTTCTATAGCTACTGGCGAAAAGATATTGGCAACTTTACAACATTGCCCCAACACCTAAAAAATAATGGTTATATTACTAAATCAGTGGGAAAAGTTTTTCATCCAG GAATTAGTTCAAATAATTCTGATGATAGCCCTTATTCATGGTCAGAAACTCCCTTTCATCCATTTACAGAAAGATATAAAGATGCTCCAATGTGTCAAACGAATATGCAGATGTTGCCTGCACAAAATcttgtaatattt tTATGTCCAGTTAAAGTTTCATCAATGCCAAATAAAACATTACCAGATATAGAAATATTGAGGGAAGCTAAAACTTTTCTATCTAATCAAGCAGGAAATAGTAGTCCTTTTTTTTTAGCAGTTGGATTTCAGAAACCACACATACCATTTAAATAtccaaaaaaatatttaa aaAACCACCCCTTGCACAAATTTGAAGTACCTAAACCTTACAAATGGTCAAATAATGTTAGTAGTATTGCTTATAATCCTTGGAATGATTTAAGAAAAAGGGAAGATGTTGCTGCTTTGAATCTTAAATTTCCATGGGAAAAAATACCAA aaaGTTTTGCTCGGTTAATTATTCAATCATATTATGCATCTGTAACATATATTGATGATTTAATTGGTAcattaataaatcatttgGAAAGGTTGTCAATTCGAGGAGATACTACTATTATATTAATGTCTGACCATG gCTGGTCACTAGGAGAGCATGCGGTATGGGCAAAATATAGCAACTATGATGTTGCTTTAAAAGTACCATTGATAGTATCAATACCTGGGCTTACATATGAAAAACTAAAAGAAAATACGAACGTAAATAATTCGTCAAAAGGGAATCAGATATTTATAGATTCAATAGTAGAATTAGTTGATATTTTTCCAACAATTGCAGATTTAGCAAATATCTCAATACCTATTTGTTCAAATGAAAGTATGCAAATTACCTGCAGCGAAGGAATTACTTTTATACCACTTATAAGAGCTGCTTTAAAAGACAAg GTAATATTATGGAAAAAGGCGGCATTTGCACAATATCCAAGACCAAGCATTGAACCTTCGATACATCCAAATAGTGATGAACCACGTTTAAAAGAGATTAAAGCAATGGG AGGAATTGTATGA
- the LOC126873136 gene encoding zinc finger protein GLI4-like, whose protein sequence is MGQGTDTCTDRPAEVSVIRFVSRNRTIEEIAPKKEVYTCKQRGCGKTFTNQDEYKTHEALEALKIRFICREPGCGEELSDPGSMWRHYQEWHNNETNVFICPYTNCGSLHTTSINLEEHIENCHRQPSTLPTEPEVICFEDPENAMDEEIVQSTEECYEKRTNESFGIKVCQYDDNNEQNLLRSDTAQQQKNEVSHDQNTANDSSKEDYSSISESLNEAGTFSMNENLILNAENFLSKYENNTNKCLELQSEHSQEKINVVYVNGDITITKNTKNEMCSINSRNQDHRIELDNLEKIFRNELDRDISKSEENTMETNSNCSDDEEYTPKKQRMSRYKQEIYKCAVNGCGRKYKYISHYRHHQDSHKLAANTISSNSSKSILKLKQGKASTVSFFLCKIPGCGAQVSNVTGLWKHYQDNHANSKLPIVQETAKSNEVFRCKIPGCESEFSTTLMLYKHFTEVHSNGIGNNASTNTKTGNGSSFHYTEIFKDDTTNPQTNFKTDFKAKNNINVNDCTISTNDQRSSSVVKKETRD, encoded by the exons ATGGGCCAGGGTACGGATACATGCACAGATAGGCCTGCTGAAGTTAGCGTCATCAGATTCGTATCTAGGAATCGTACTATCGAGGAAATAGCCCCCAAAAAG GAAGTATACACTTGTAAACAACGGGGCTGTGGCAAGACATTTACCAATCAAGATGAATACAAAACACATGAAGCTCTCGAGGCTTTAAAAATTAGGTTTAT ctGTCGAGAACCAGGATGTGGAGAAGAACTGTCTGATCCTGGAAGCATGTGGCGCCATTATCAAGAATGGCATAATAATGAAACAAATGTATTTATATGTCCATACACAAATTGTGGATCTTTACATACAACCAGTATCAATCTAGAAGAACATATCGAAAACTGCCATAGACAACCATcaacgttgcccactgaaccAGAAGTAATATGTTTTGAAGATCCTGAAAATGCAATGGATGAGGAAATTGTACAAAGCACAGAGGAATGTTATGAGAAGAGAACAAATGAATCTTTTGGGATAAAAGTATGTCAGTATGATGATAATAATGAGCAAAATCTTCTCAGAAGTGATACTGCACAGCAACAAAAAAATGAGGTTTCTCATGATCAAAATACTGCAAATGATAGTTCAAAAGAAGATTATTCTTCCATTAGTGAATCTTTAAATGAAGCAGGCACATTTTCtatgaatgaaaatttaattctaaATGCAGAgaattttctatctaaataCGAGAATAACACAAACAAATGTCTAGAACTGCAAAGTGAACATTCccaagaaaaaataaatgtagtTTATGTAAATGGTGATATTACCATTacgaaaaatacgaaaaatgaaATGTGCAGTATAAATTCTAGAAATCAAGACCATAGAATTGAACTAGATAATCTAGAAAAGATTTTCAGAAATGAACTTGATCGTGATATTTCAAAATCCGAGGAGAATACTATGGAAACAAACAGTAATTGTTCGGATGATGAAGAATACACTCCAAAGAAGCAACGTATGTCTAGGTACAAgcaagaaatttataaatgtgCGGTTAATGGCTGTgggagaaaatacaaatacatatCCCATTATCGTCATCACCAAGATAGTCATAAATTAGCTGCCAATACAATTAGTTCAAATTCTAGCAAATCAATACTGAAATTAAAACAAGGGAAAGCCTCAACGGTCAGTTTTTTCTT atgCAAGATCCCTGGCTGTGGAGCTCAGGTGAGCAATGTAACTGGTTTATGGAAACATTACCAGGACAATCATGCTAATTCAAAACTGCCAATAGTACAAGAAACTGCTAAAAGCAATGAAGTATTTCG TTGTAAAATACCTGGATGTGAATCAGAGTTTAGTACAACACTAATGCTGTACAAACACTTCACTGAAGTGCATTCAAATGGCATTGGCAATAATGCTAGCACAAATACAAAGACTGGGAATGGGAGTAGTTTTCATTATactgaaatatttaaagatgATACTACTAACCCacaaacaaattttaagaCTGACTTTAAAGCaaagaataatattaatgtaaaTGACTGTACGATAAGTACTAATGATCAAAGATCATCATCAGTTGTTAAGAAGGAAACACGGGATTGA
- the LOC126873134 gene encoding iduronate 2-sulfatase isoform X1 gives MLFTLWFINLIVWCTAQKQNFLLIIVDDLRTALGCYGDAKAYTPNIDRLATGAAIFSQAFAQQALCAPSRNSFLTSRRPDTLHLYDFYSYWRKDIGNFTTLPQHLKNNGYITKSVGKVFHPGISSNNSDDSPYSWSETPFHPFTERYKDAPMCQTNMQMLPAQNLVIFLCPVKVSSMPNKTLPDIEILREAKTFLSNQAGNSSPFFLAVGFQKPHIPFKYPKKYLKNHPLHKFEVPKPYKWSNNVSSIAYNPWNDLRKREDVAALNLKFPWEKIPKSFARLIIQSYYASVTYIDDLIGTLINHLERLSIRGDTTIILMSDHGWSLGEHAVWAKYSNYDVALKVPLIVSIPGLTYEKLKENTNVNNSSKGNQIFIDSIVELVDIFPTIADLANISIPICSNESMQITCSEGITFIPLIRAALKDKVILWKKAAFAQYPRPSIEPSIHPNSDEPRLKEIKAMGYTLRTNTYRYIAWLSFNPETMSPNWNNIIAEELYDYSYDKGENQNVAFLEEYAKLKEKLKILLQHGWRNILSAKSNF, from the exons ATGCTTTTTACGTTATggtttataaatttaatcgtTTGGTGTACAGCtcagaaacaaaattttcttttaataatcgTCGATGATTTAAGAACTGCTTTAGGATGTTATGGTGACGCTAAAGCGTATACGCCAAATATAGATCGCTTAGCGACAGGAGCTGCCATTTTTTCTCAAGCATTTGCTCAG CAAGCATTGTGTGCACCAAGTAGGAATTCATTTTTAACAAGCCGAAGACCAGATACACTTCATCTTTATGATTTCTATAGCTACTGGCGAAAAGATATTGGCAACTTTACAACATTGCCCCAACACCTAAAAAATAATGGTTATATTACTAAATCAGTGGGAAAAGTTTTTCATCCAG GAATTAGTTCAAATAATTCTGATGATAGCCCTTATTCATGGTCAGAAACTCCCTTTCATCCATTTACAGAAAGATATAAAGATGCTCCAATGTGTCAAACGAATATGCAGATGTTGCCTGCACAAAATcttgtaatattt tTATGTCCAGTTAAAGTTTCATCAATGCCAAATAAAACATTACCAGATATAGAAATATTGAGGGAAGCTAAAACTTTTCTATCTAATCAAGCAGGAAATAGTAGTCCTTTTTTTTTAGCAGTTGGATTTCAGAAACCACACATACCATTTAAATAtccaaaaaaatatttaa aaAACCACCCCTTGCACAAATTTGAAGTACCTAAACCTTACAAATGGTCAAATAATGTTAGTAGTATTGCTTATAATCCTTGGAATGATTTAAGAAAAAGGGAAGATGTTGCTGCTTTGAATCTTAAATTTCCATGGGAAAAAATACCAA aaaGTTTTGCTCGGTTAATTATTCAATCATATTATGCATCTGTAACATATATTGATGATTTAATTGGTAcattaataaatcatttgGAAAGGTTGTCAATTCGAGGAGATACTACTATTATATTAATGTCTGACCATG gCTGGTCACTAGGAGAGCATGCGGTATGGGCAAAATATAGCAACTATGATGTTGCTTTAAAAGTACCATTGATAGTATCAATACCTGGGCTTACATATGAAAAACTAAAAGAAAATACGAACGTAAATAATTCGTCAAAAGGGAATCAGATATTTATAGATTCAATAGTAGAATTAGTTGATATTTTTCCAACAATTGCAGATTTAGCAAATATCTCAATACCTATTTGTTCAAATGAAAGTATGCAAATTACCTGCAGCGAAGGAATTACTTTTATACCACTTATAAGAGCTGCTTTAAAAGACAAg GTAATATTATGGAAAAAGGCGGCATTTGCACAATATCCAAGACCAAGCATTGAACCTTCGATACATCCAAATAGTGATGAACCACGTTTAAAAGAGATTAAAGCAATGGGGTATACTCTAAGGACAAATACATATCGTTATATAGCATGGTTATCATTTAATCCTGAAACTATGTCACCAAATTGGAACAATATCATTGCAGAGGAATTGTATGATTATAGTTATGACAAGGGTGAAAACCAAAATGTAGCATTTCTTGAAGAATATGCCaaattaaaggaaaaattaaaaattttattgcaaCATGGttggagaaatattttatcagctaaatctaatttttaa